The following proteins are encoded in a genomic region of Phragmites australis chromosome 9, lpPhrAust1.1, whole genome shotgun sequence:
- the LOC133928496 gene encoding Golgi apparatus membrane protein-like protein ECHIDNA, protein MDQRQVVSENYANPITCFFHVLFKAAALAFYILFSLFVKSFVIIFVITVLLAALDFWVVKNVSGRILVGLRWWNEIDDEGNSVWKFECLDGESLARMNKKDSWLFWWTLYLTAAAWIILGIFSLIRLEADYLLVVGVCLTLSIANIVGFTKCNKDAKKNIQAFAQNALASRVTSSLQSAFGVI, encoded by the exons ATGGATCAGCGCCAG GTGGTTAGCGAGAATTATGCCAATCCCATAACGTGCTTCTTCCATGTGCTCTTCAAG GCGGCGGCATTGGCATTCTACATCCTGTTCTCGCTCTTCGTGAAGAGCTTCGTCATCATCTTCGTGATCACCGTGCTCCTCGCCGCGCTCGACTTCTGGGTGGTGAAGAACGTCAGCGGGAGGATATTGGTCGGGCTGCGGTGGTGGAATGAGATCGACGATGAGGGAAACAGTGTGTGGAAATTCGAGTGCCTCGATGGGGAG TCTCTCGCTCGGATGAACAAAAAGGACTCGTGGCTGTTCTGGTGGACCCTTTACTTGACT GCTGCTGCATGGATCATTCTCGGTATATTTTCACTCATCAGACTTGAGGCCGATTACCTTCTTGTTGTTGGAGTTTGCTTGACTCTAAGCATTGCAAACATTGTTGGATTCACCAAATGCAACAAAG ATGCCAAGAAGAACATCCAGGCGTTCGCTCAAAACGCTCTTGCTTCCCGTGTCACATCATCGCTGCAATCAGCATTTGGAGTCATCTGA
- the LOC133928497 gene encoding GDSL esterase/lipase At1g09390-like, which produces MAGGTNGANGGGGGKVISLPLQYFCVLAAAVVAVMVLSLAFMSPAAMVAVRQNLGSVAAAAGSNSSGVDPEAPAPPAARQQQEHRPPVVLFNFGDSNSDTGGVAAAGGIRIMPPEGRTYFHRPTGRLSDGRVIVDFICESLNTRELNPYLKGIGSDYSNGVNFAMAGSTVTHGVSPYSLNVQIDQFVYFKHRSLELFKRGLKGPVSKEGFENALYMMDIGHNDVSAIAHTPSDKWDKKFTEIVGEIRNAITILYDNGARKFWIHGTGALGCLPAVVVQEKGEHDAHGCLASVNRAARAFNKKLSSLCDDMRFHLKNAAIVYTDMFAIKYDFVANHTKYGIEWPFMVCCGNGGPPYNFNPGKSGCGDLCEPESKVISWDGVHFTDFGSGLSAKLAMSGEYSKPRVKLASLVNGGSKKTSGS; this is translated from the exons ATGGCAGGCGGCACCAACGGGGCGaacggcggtggtggcgggaAGGTGATCAGCCTGCCGCTGCAGTACTTCTGcgtgctggcggcggcggtggtggccgtCATGGTGCTGTCGTTGGCCTTCATGTCGCCGGCGGCCATGGTGGCAGTCCGCCAGAATCTCGGCTccgtggccgccgccgcgggcagCAACAGCAGTGGCGTGGACCCGGAGGCGCCCGCGCCACCGGCCGCCAGGCAGCAGCAGGAGCACCGGCCGCCGGTGGTGCTGTTCAACTTCGGCGACTCGAACTCGGACACGGGCGGcgtggcggcggccggcggcatACGGATCATGCCGCCGGAGGGCCGCACCTACTTCCACCGCCCCACCGGCCGCCTCTCCGACGGCCGCGTCATCGTCGACTTCATCT GTGAGAGCCTGAACACGCGTGAACTGAATCCATACCTCAAGGGAATTGGTTCAGACTACAGCAATGGTGTCAACTTCGCCATGGCTGGCTCCACAGTGACGCACGGTGTCTCTCCCTACTCCCTGAACGTCCAGATCGACCAGTTCGTCTACTTCAAGCACAGATCCCTTGAGCTCTTCAAACGAG GACTGAAAGGCCCGGTGAGCAAGGAGGGGTTTGAGAACGCTCTGTACATGATGGACATTGGCCACAATGACGTCTCTGCTATCGCGCACACACCATCTGATAAGTGGGACAAGAAGTTCACAGAGATCGTCGGCGAGATCAGAAATGCGATCACG ATTTTGTACGATAACGGCGCGAGGAAGTTCTGGATACACGGCACTGGCGCCCTGGGCTGCCTGCCGGCGGTGGTGGTGCAGGAGAAGGGCGAGCATGACGCGCATGGCTGCCTCGCGAGCGTCAACCGGGCTGCGCGGGCGTTCAACAAGAAGCTGAGCAGCCTCTGCGACGACATGCGGTTCCACCTGAAGAACGCCGCCATCGTGTACACCGACATGTTCGCCATTAAGTACGACTTCGTTGCAAACCACACCAAATACG GGATTGAGTGGCCGTTCATGGTGTGCTGCGGCAACGGCGGGCCTCCGTACAACTTCAACCCGGGGAAATCTGGCTGCGGCGACCTATGTGAGCCGGAATCGAAGGTGATCAGCTGGGATGGCGTGCACTTCACAGATTTCGGCAGTGGCCTTTCTGCCAAGCTTGCGATGAGTGGTGAGTACTCCAAGCCCAGGGTGAAGCTGGCAAGCTTGGTCAATGGCGGCTCCAAGAAAACGTCAGGTTCGTGA
- the LOC133928498 gene encoding GDSL esterase/lipase At1g09390-like, with product MVSAMNGGGGGNGGVLKRMGAMRVQYYCVMGAVAAAVVLTTLRYMPGPAAGSVVRATPAESGGVGEAVGDALSAGGKAKEANKGEGVVLFNFGDSNSDTGGVAAVMGIRIAPPEGRAYFHHPTGRLSDGRVILDFICESLGTHHLSPYMKPLGSDFSNGVNFAIAGSTATPGDTPFSLDVQLDQFLFFKERCLESIERGESAPIDKQDFEKALYTMDIGHNDINGVLHLPYDQMLARLSPVVAEIKKAIKTLHKNGARKFGIHGTGALGCMPQKLAMPRGDDSGLDENGCVASINNVCKKFNALLSEALDDLRLQLTKATIVFVDMFAIKYDLVANHTKYGIEKPLMTCCGHGGPPYNYDPKKSCMTSDKDLCKLGDKFISWDGVHFTDAANGIVASKVLSGEYSIPRIKLVSLVSSAKSDD from the exons ATGGTGAGCGCGATGaacggtggtggcggcggcaacGGCGGGGTGCTGAAGCGGATGGGCGCGATGCGGGTGCAGTACTACTGCGTGATGGGCGCGGTGGCCGCGGCCGTCGTGCTCACCACGCTGCGCTACATGCCGGGCCCCGCCGCCGGCAGCGTCGTCCGCGCGACCCCCGCCGAAAGCGGCGGCGTCGGGGAAGCCGTGGGGGATGCGTTGAGCGCCGGGGGAAAGGCGAAGGAGGCGAACAAGGGAGAGGGGGTGGTGCTGTTCAACTTCGGCGACTCGAACAGCGACACGGGCGGGGTGGCGGCGGTGATGGGGATCCGCATCGCGCCGCCGGAGGGCCGCGCCTACTTCCACCACCCCACCGGGCGCCTCTCCGACGGCCGCGTCATCCTCGACTTCATCT GTGAGAGCCTGGGAACGCACCATCTGAGCCCGTACATGAAGCCGCTGGGCTCGGACTTCAGCAACGGGGTCAACTTCGCCATCGCCGGATCGACGGCCACGCCGGGGGACACCCCGTTTTCGCTGGACGTGCAGCTGGATCAGTTCCTGTTCTTCAAAGAAAGATGCCTGGAGTCTATCGAGAGAG GTGAGAGTGCCCCAATTGATAAGCAAGATTTTGAGAAAGCTCTATACACTATGGACATTGGGCATAACGACATAAATGGTGTTCTCCACTTGCCCTATGATCAAATGCTTGCAAGGCTTTCCCCCGTAGTTGCAGAAATCAAGAAAGCTATTAAG ACATTGCATAAGAATGGAGCCAGGAAGTTTGGGATACACGGGACGGGAGCGCTGGGATGCATGCCTCAGAAGCTTGCTATGCCGAGGGGTGACGACAGCGGTCTCGATGAGAATGGATGCGTCGCAAGCATCAACAACGTTTGCAAGAAGTTCAATGCATTGCTGAGTGAAGCCTTGGACGATTTGCGCTTGCAACTGACAAAGGCGACGATCGTCTTTGTGGATATGTTTGCTATCAAGTATGATCTTGTTGCCAACCACACGAAATATG GGATTGAGAAGCCGTTGATGACATGCTGTGGTCATGGAGGTCCCCCTTACAACTACGACCCCAAGAAAAGCTGCATGACTTCAGACAAGGACCTGTGTAAGCTTGGCGACAAGTTCATAAGCTGGGACGGAGTCCACTTCACAGATGCTGCAAATGGCATAGTAGCTTCTAAAGTACTCAGTGGTGAATACTCCATTCCCAGGATCAAGCTGGTCAGCCTGGTCAGCTCTGCAAAATCCGATGATTAA